CCCACCGCCACCTCGGCGGCGGCGATGGTGATGTTGAAGACCCCCCAGATCTGGCCGGTCAGGTTCTGCCACTGGCGCGAGAAGGCGACGAAGTTGAGGTTGGCGGCGTTCAGGATCAGCTCGATCGACATCAGGATGATGATGACGTTGCGCCGGACCAGCACGCCGACGACGCCGATCGTCAGCAGCACCAGGCTCAGGACCAGCAGGTGGTTCTGGGGAATCATCGCTGCCTCCTCGCGGACGCGCTCAGGCGCGCGGCCTTCCCAGGACGATGGCGCCGATCATCGCGACCAGCAGCAGCACCGAGACAACCTCGAAGGGAAGGATGTACTGGGTGTACAGCATCGCGCCCACTGCCTGCAGGTTGCCTTCCGCCGCCGGCGACGCGGCGACAGCCGTGACGGACGTCGAGCGGGCGAAAGTTGTCGCC
The window above is part of the Candidatus Polarisedimenticolia bacterium genome. Proteins encoded here:
- the nuoK gene encoding NADH-quinone oxidoreductase subunit NuoK, whose amino-acid sequence is MIPQNHLLVLSLVLLTIGVVGVLVRRNVIIILMSIELILNAANLNFVAFSRQWQNLTGQIWGVFNITIAAAEVAVGLAIVIALFRNRETVNVDEMNLMKW